Part of the Ignavibacteria bacterium genome, ACCGCAGTCATCGGAAAGCATTATGCAAATTTTGATACGACCGAATTTCCATTTTCATATATCGCTGATGAAGAAGGAAAAAGCGTGTTAACTCCGGCAATGAACTTGCTGACTGTTGGTACTCGGCGAGACAGCGAAAAATGGTCTTCGAGAGATAGAAGAAAAGACTCGGTTAAATTAGATCTCATAATTTTTGATTTATTGAATCCCTACACTGTTGGAAAAATCATGAAGGGAGTGAAAGTTCTTCAGGAACTCTATTCTACTGCATCGAAGGATCAGGAATTTGTGACATATAAAGGGATAAATATTCGGCGGTTGCTTTTACGAACTAGTTCAAAATATTATGAAATGGCGTTGAAGATTTATTTTGGTAAAACTATTGTTGAACGTATCGCACAAGTGCTTGAATTAAAATCAATGGCTGAATTAAAAAGAAAATTAAAATCGGGAAATGAAAAAGTTACGGGAGATTGGATCGATGTTTGCGGGTTGATTGCTCCTAACTTTTTAATTGAAGAAGTTTTAAGTAAAGTTGATAATGGCAAAATCCAAATCCTTAATTCGCTGCAAGATGAATTAAAATCTATTTTTACTTCTTACAATGCAAATAGCTGGACTTGGTGTTTGAATGCAGTCGAAACAAAGTTAAACCTAAAATTGAACGATTGGACTAAAGAAACTTTTGTTCAATTAATCGATGATTGGAAGCAGAATACAATAAAACTGAATAATATAATTGCCAAAGATGCTCAAAAGGAATTTGATGCAATTGCAAAGATTGGCTTTGGAATTGATGGTGATAATGAAACAAAACAAAAAGATTTCGAAGCTGTACGCGGAACTTTTGAGAAAAATAAATTCGTCAATCAACTTAACAATGAATCGAAAGCGATTGAACAAAAAGCCTCAGAGCTTGTGAGTCTCGTTAGATCTCTAACATAAACTATTTACTACGTAGAGCCGCATGGCGATACGGCTCTACTATTTAAAAAATTGTGTAACTTATCCCTAACTGCAAAGCTTCTTTCATTTGAGTTCTAGTAGATTGTTTCAATTCATGCACGACTAAAACCGAGAGATTTGCATTCAAGTAATTATTGATTTTAGCCACAACCGAATTATCCCACCGAACATCCCACACTCTTAAACTTTCAAAACGGGAGAACAAACGCAAACTGCTTTTAAATAAAACATTCGTATCTATTTTAAGTTCGGCAGAAGTAACCATTTCAATACCAGTTTCAAGCTTAAAAGCTTCTTTCTTATCGGTGGTTTGGGGCTTATCAGAAAATTGCCTCTGTTTATTTGTAAATACTTCCTGAACAGCCAATCCAAATCGTGTCTTAAATCCTTTTATTTTATCATATGTGAAGCCAAGACTTTGAGTGATGTATCCGGGATCAAAAAAATCTGCTATTCTTGTGGGGGTTTTGGTTTTGTATGAAAATCCGGTAGTTATTGGGCTTCGAATTGTATTGCTGAAAAATGGATCAACTGCCCATCCAATATTTTTTGAAATAACGCTTTCGATGAAAAGTTCATTGTCATTCGTCCTGAAATCTTGGCTGCCGAGTTTTGTTCTTCCAAAAGCAAATTTAAGGCTGTTTTTGTACGACCAGATTTCACCTTTGTAGTTAAGACCAAAATTTCCCACTAATGTCCAGGTAAAAGTGTTTTCGCCTCCTTGTGTCCAATTTGTAAGTGACACTTGGCTGATGTTAATACCAGTAACAGCTTTTGGCGACCATTGATCTATTTTTGAAGAATCATTTTGAGCAACGACATTAAAAGATAGTGATAAGAAAATGAAAATCACAAAATGGAGAATAGAGAACCGCATCTTAAATTCCACTGACTGTTGATATTTTTTACAAAAATATAAAAATTTAGTAGAGGAAATAAATTTTGCTTTTTATAGAGTCTGAGAATGTGTTAAATTCAATTCGAATACCAGGAGTGAAAAAATGAAATCCAACATATTACTTTCTATTTTAATATTTACTCATTTAATATTTACTCAACTGCTTTTTGGACAAAAAAAA contains:
- a CDS encoding DUF4954 family protein, with product IAGLFSFYNAGSGTNQSNHMYKLGPVHQGILERGSKTGSFSYLLWPCRIGAFTAVIGKHYANFDTTEFPFSYIADEEGKSVLTPAMNLLTVGTRRDSEKWSSRDRRKDSVKLDLIIFDLLNPYTVGKIMKGVKVLQELYSTASKDQEFVTYKGINIRRLLLRTSSKYYEMALKIYFGKTIVERIAQVLELKSMAELKRKLKSGNEKVTGDWIDVCGLIAPNFLIEEVLSKVDNGKIQILNSLQDELKSIFTSYNANSWTWCLNAVETKLNLKLNDWTKETFVQLIDDWKQNTIKLNNIIAKDAQKEFDAIAKIGFGIDGDNETKQKDFEAVRGTFEKNKFVNQLNNESKAIEQKASELVSLVRSLT
- a CDS encoding DUF3078 domain-containing protein — its product is MRFSILHFVIFIFLSLSFNVVAQNDSSKIDQWSPKAVTGINISQVSLTNWTQGGENTFTWTLVGNFGLNYKGEIWSYKNSLKFAFGRTKLGSQDFRTNDNELFIESVISKNIGWAVDPFFSNTIRSPITTGFSYKTKTPTRIADFFDPGYITQSLGFTYDKIKGFKTRFGLAVQEVFTNKQRQFSDKPQTTDKKEAFKLETGIEMVTSAELKIDTNVLFKSSLRLFSRFESLRVWDVRWDNSVVAKINNYLNANLSVLVVHELKQSTRTQMKEALQLGISYTIF